The proteins below come from a single uncultured Dethiosulfovibrio sp. genomic window:
- the minD gene encoding septum site-determining protein MinD encodes MDARVIVVTSGKGGVGKTTTTANVSMALAKRGYKVVAVDADIGLRNLDVILGLENRILYNLVDVVEGTCSLRQAMVKDKRVEGLYMLPAAQTRTKDSVLPEQMKSLCDELKKDFDFVVLDSPAGIEGGFQNAAAGAREALVVTTPDVSAVRDADRIIGMLESLGKMPIKLIVNRIRPQMVQKGDMLSVSDVLDILAVDLAGVVPEDESVVTSSNRGEPLTLGDESPAAKAFANIAGRIVGEEIPFMDMEHLSKGGILDGFRKLFLRK; translated from the coding sequence TTGGACGCAAGGGTGATAGTTGTTACATCGGGTAAGGGAGGGGTTGGCAAGACGACTACTACCGCCAACGTCTCTATGGCCCTGGCTAAAAGGGGATATAAAGTCGTGGCGGTGGACGCCGATATAGGCCTCAGAAATTTGGACGTTATTCTGGGGTTGGAGAACCGTATACTGTACAATCTGGTGGACGTGGTGGAGGGAACCTGCTCCTTAAGGCAGGCTATGGTTAAAGACAAAAGGGTAGAAGGTCTTTATATGCTTCCTGCTGCCCAGACGAGGACCAAAGACTCTGTGCTGCCTGAGCAGATGAAGTCTTTATGCGATGAGCTCAAAAAAGACTTTGATTTTGTGGTGCTTGATAGTCCTGCAGGTATAGAAGGCGGTTTTCAGAACGCCGCTGCCGGTGCTAGAGAAGCGCTGGTAGTGACGACCCCTGATGTCTCTGCCGTAAGGGACGCCGATCGTATTATAGGAATGCTAGAGTCTCTCGGTAAAATGCCCATAAAATTGATAGTAAACAGGATAAGACCTCAGATGGTTCAAAAGGGCGACATGCTTTCGGTCAGCGATGTGCTCGATATCCTTGCGGTTGATTTGGCCGGTGTTGTGCCGGAGGATGAATCGGTGGTAACCTCCTCCAATAGAGGAGAACCTCTGACCCTCGGGGATGAATCTCCTGCCGCTAAAGCTTTCGCAAACATTGCGGGACGTATTGTAGGCGAAGAAATACCTTTCATGGATATGGAGCATCTCTCTAAAGGCGGCATCCTGGACGGCTTCCGAAAGCTGTTTTTAAGGAAGTAG
- the minE gene encoding cell division topological specificity factor MinE: protein MTFLDTIFGKKKSQSVAKERLQLVLIHDRSDISPEVMERLRQDLISVISSYMDVDTENIEMDFDREGKKVALVANIPVTCMKRTKRGGDDV, encoded by the coding sequence ATGACTTTTTTGGATACAATATTTGGGAAGAAAAAATCCCAGTCCGTCGCTAAAGAAAGGCTTCAATTGGTTTTGATCCACGATAGGTCAGACATATCCCCAGAGGTAATGGAGCGACTCAGACAGGACCTTATCTCTGTTATATCGTCCTACATGGACGTAGACACGGAAAACATAGAGATGGATTTCGATAGAGAGGGTAAAAAAGTCGCCTTAGTGGCGAATATACCTGTTACCTGCATGAAAAGGACTAAAAGAGGGGGAGATGATGTCTGA
- the rodA gene encoding rod shape-determining protein RodA, translating to MSEERGSSVGLLKSIDIPLIIAVLALTSIGIMSIYSAASGVNVSGLALARRQLVWGGLSLLVSLLIVKIGYKSIVKSSYVLYVILIICLLFVMAQGEVSKGALRWISIGPIRIQPSEPGKILLSLFLAKFMAYKEMTELVDFAKVWALGGLSAFLILIQPDLGTSLVYFTVIFSALIVGGARKRHLLGLIGIGLAMLPFAWHGLKSYQKQRLLVFINPEADPLGAGYNVIQSRIAVGSGSLWGKGFMNGTQSKLKFLPEPHTDFIFSVFSEEWGFLGCLLVLALFAFVMWRMISIAIKSKDRRGKVLVGALTGWIWFQTVESVGMSMGILPVTGAPLPFLSYGGSALVSVFIAISLVISVGLTDERERNQYDI from the coding sequence ATGTCTGAGGAGAGAGGGTCTTCGGTTGGACTTCTTAAATCCATCGATATCCCCCTCATTATAGCGGTTTTGGCCTTGACCTCCATAGGCATTATGTCAATATACAGTGCCGCATCGGGAGTTAACGTCAGCGGCTTGGCTCTCGCCCGTCGCCAGCTGGTCTGGGGCGGGCTTTCCCTTTTGGTTTCCCTCCTGATAGTAAAAATTGGATATAAATCTATCGTTAAGTCAAGTTACGTTCTATATGTAATTTTAATAATTTGCCTCCTGTTCGTGATGGCTCAAGGGGAGGTCTCAAAGGGAGCTCTTAGGTGGATTTCCATCGGACCTATAAGGATACAGCCTTCGGAGCCAGGTAAAATACTGCTATCTTTGTTTCTCGCTAAATTTATGGCCTACAAAGAGATGACCGAACTAGTCGATTTCGCCAAGGTCTGGGCCCTCGGCGGTTTATCCGCCTTTCTGATACTGATACAGCCCGATTTAGGGACCTCTTTGGTCTATTTCACCGTGATCTTTTCCGCCTTGATAGTGGGAGGAGCCAGAAAAAGACATCTGTTAGGGCTTATAGGAATTGGGCTAGCTATGTTGCCCTTTGCTTGGCATGGATTGAAATCCTACCAAAAACAGAGGTTGCTGGTTTTTATTAACCCTGAGGCCGACCCACTCGGTGCGGGCTATAACGTCATACAGTCTCGAATAGCGGTAGGGTCCGGCTCTCTCTGGGGAAAGGGTTTTATGAACGGCACCCAGAGCAAGTTAAAATTTCTTCCAGAGCCTCACACCGATTTTATTTTCAGTGTCTTTTCCGAGGAGTGGGGGTTCTTGGGATGTCTTTTAGTACTTGCCCTGTTCGCTTTCGTCATGTGGAGAATGATCTCCATAGCGATAAAAAGCAAAGACCGTAGGGGTAAGGTGCTAGTAGGTGCCTTGACTGGATGGATCTGGTTTCAGACCGTAGAGTCGGTCGGAATGAGCATGGGAATCCTTCCTGTTACCGGTGCCCCCCTTCCCTTTTTGAGCTACGGCGGAAGTGCCCTTGTGTCGGTCTTTATAGCCATAAGTCTGGTTATCAGCGTGGGATTGACCGACGAAAGGGAGAGGAATCAGTACGATATATAG
- a CDS encoding TIGR03960 family B12-binding radical SAM protein — MVFKEWNDRRWDAMASVSRPSRYAGGEWGKIAPKESPSLRMCLCFPDVYEVGMSYLGFQLLYDMIKKIDEIDVERAYCPWIDMEKEMRHRGVQLGSLESDRFLSDFDVVGFTLQYELSFTNILTMLDLGGIPLKSEDRGDSAPLVIAGGPGALSPEPISDFVDLFCLGDGEAMLPDLLLMLSETKGMNRQDRLKLASEIPGVYAPSVLNWEFSPLGASFSGIYAPFRRVIAPDMDSICPDSAIVPSSSILHDRIAVELFRGCSRGCRFCQAGMIYRPIRERSPEKVVETVRRLADSTGWDEISLVSLASCDYPHIEETIMSLKPLMEEKDMKLSLPSLRMDNFSLSLASGLDVMKKSGLTLAPEGGTQRIRDVINKGVSEENVEESIRSAFDHGWERMKLYFMMGLPTETYDDLKGIIDIAERAVAIGRSMKRRADITVSVAGFVPKPHTPFQWEPQDSMESFREKGRWLKGRVKNRKISLKYHEPSQSFIEGVMARGDRRLSEVIERAWKIGARFDGWSETFNLSIWQQAFSDCSVDPAWYANRERPKDEAFPWDHIDCGVTREFLWREREKSKLEALTVDCRSGSCSGCGWQSNGCNWSHGGKENG; from the coding sequence ATGGTTTTTAAAGAATGGAACGACCGAAGATGGGATGCTATGGCTTCGGTCAGTCGTCCCTCTCGTTACGCCGGAGGAGAATGGGGAAAAATTGCCCCTAAAGAGAGCCCTTCTCTGAGGATGTGCCTATGTTTCCCCGACGTGTACGAAGTTGGAATGAGCTACCTTGGGTTTCAACTTTTGTACGATATGATAAAAAAAATAGACGAAATTGACGTGGAAAGAGCTTATTGTCCATGGATAGACATGGAAAAAGAGATGAGACACAGAGGTGTCCAACTTGGGTCTCTGGAAAGCGATCGATTTTTAAGCGATTTTGACGTTGTCGGTTTTACGCTCCAGTACGAACTTTCCTTTACCAATATACTGACGATGTTGGACCTAGGGGGCATTCCTTTGAAATCGGAGGACAGAGGGGATAGCGCTCCTTTAGTTATAGCCGGAGGTCCAGGGGCTCTTTCACCGGAGCCTATCTCCGACTTCGTAGACCTATTCTGCTTAGGAGATGGAGAGGCTATGTTGCCCGATCTACTTCTCATGCTTTCGGAGACCAAAGGCATGAACAGACAGGACCGGCTCAAGTTGGCCTCCGAGATACCTGGAGTCTACGCTCCTTCCGTTCTTAACTGGGAATTCTCCCCTCTAGGTGCATCTTTTTCCGGTATTTACGCCCCTTTTCGCCGGGTAATAGCTCCTGACATGGACTCTATCTGTCCTGACTCGGCTATAGTCCCTTCCTCTAGCATACTGCACGATCGTATTGCCGTCGAGCTTTTCAGAGGATGCTCCAGAGGATGTAGGTTCTGTCAGGCGGGAATGATATACAGGCCTATAAGGGAAAGGTCTCCCGAAAAGGTGGTGGAGACCGTAAGACGTTTAGCGGACTCCACCGGATGGGACGAGATCAGCTTGGTATCTCTGGCTAGTTGTGACTATCCCCACATAGAGGAGACTATCATGTCTTTAAAGCCTCTTATGGAGGAAAAGGACATGAAACTCAGCCTTCCCAGTCTCAGAATGGACAACTTCTCCCTCTCCCTTGCCTCCGGTCTCGACGTGATGAAAAAAAGCGGTCTGACCTTAGCTCCAGAGGGAGGGACCCAGAGGATAAGGGACGTCATAAACAAAGGGGTTTCCGAGGAGAACGTGGAGGAATCCATTAGATCGGCCTTCGATCACGGATGGGAGAGGATGAAGCTTTATTTCATGATGGGCCTTCCTACTGAGACCTACGACGATCTAAAGGGAATTATAGACATCGCAGAGAGAGCCGTTGCCATAGGAAGATCTATGAAGAGGAGAGCGGACATAACCGTTTCGGTAGCCGGATTTGTACCTAAACCTCATACCCCTTTTCAGTGGGAGCCTCAGGACAGCATGGAGAGTTTCAGGGAGAAGGGAAGATGGCTAAAGGGTAGGGTTAAAAACAGAAAAATATCCCTTAAATACCACGAGCCATCTCAGTCCTTCATAGAAGGGGTTATGGCCAGAGGAGACCGCAGGCTTAGCGAGGTCATCGAGAGAGCGTGGAAAATCGGAGCTAGATTCGACGGTTGGTCCGAGACCTTCAACCTATCCATCTGGCAACAGGCTTTCTCCGACTGTTCCGTAGACCCAGCTTGGTATGCCAACAGGGAGAGACCTAAGGACGAGGCCTTCCCCTGGGATCACATAGACTGCGGGGTTACCAGGGAGTTTTTGTGGAGGGAAAGGGAGAAATCTAAATTAGAGGCCCTTACCGTCGACTGTCGAAGTGGCTCCTGCTCTGGCTGTGGATGGCAGTCCAACGGCTGTAACTGGTCTCATGGAGGTAAAGAAAATGGCTAG